In Haemorhous mexicanus isolate bHaeMex1 chromosome 21, bHaeMex1.pri, whole genome shotgun sequence, the following proteins share a genomic window:
- the ATP6V1G1 gene encoding V-type proton ATPase subunit G 1 yields MASQSQGIQQLLQAEKRAAEKVAEARKRKNRRLKQAKEEAQAEIEQYRLQREKEFKAKEAAALGSHGSCTTEVEKETQEKMSVIQQNFQKNREVVMSQLLSLVCDIKPEIHVNYRING; encoded by the exons ATGGCGAGCCAGTCGCAGGgcatccagcagctgctgcaggccgAGAAACGCGCCGCGGAGAAGGTGGCCGAGGCCCGCAAGA ggaagaaCCGGCGGCTGAAGCAGGCCAAGGAGGAGGCCCAGGCAGAGATCGAGCAGTACCGCCTGCAGCGGGAGAAGGAGTTCAAGGCCAAGGAGGCAGCG GCCCTTGGCTCCCATGGCAGCTGCACCACTGAAGTGGAGAAGGAGACTCAGGAAAAGATGAGTGTAATCCAGCAGAACTTCCAGAAGAACCGGGAGGTGGTGAtgtcccagctgctgtccctggtgtgTGACATCAAACCCGAGATCCACGTGAATTACCGCATCAATGGctag